A region from the Streptosporangium sp. NBC_01756 genome encodes:
- a CDS encoding lysylphosphatidylglycerol synthase domain-containing protein, translating into MVIYLAVAIFLCSQVWRVRHELEDSLSSVGLSAMVLAGGLTVIGNFPGFFGWRLLVTRTCGRLTISDAAWLFFVSGATIYLPGAMWPTVTQAALARRVGVSATRLLGAGLVMMIMTAIGGTAVGVLALPQLVSNSPQWWLILPPLLCACVVMLAPPLLRRLIGLGQRILRRGEREITLPTGKVSMAVIALSVLGWWCTGLHAAIIGIALGAPAMSAMTLGIGGFALSAVAGGLSFAPAGLGVREAVLSLTFGVLLGGPDLVTLLLLSRAITTLGHVAATLGVLGLLAGIRYVKGGRTARNRQTRYRQVS; encoded by the coding sequence ATGGTCATCTATTTGGCCGTCGCCATTTTTTTGTGCTCGCAAGTATGGCGTGTACGACATGAACTTGAAGACAGTCTGAGTTCCGTTGGCTTGAGCGCCATGGTTCTCGCGGGAGGGCTCACCGTAATAGGAAATTTTCCCGGATTCTTCGGATGGCGGTTACTGGTAACGCGTACCTGTGGTCGCCTTACTATTTCCGATGCGGCATGGCTATTTTTCGTCTCCGGAGCGACGATCTATCTTCCCGGAGCGATGTGGCCCACTGTTACCCAAGCCGCGCTAGCACGGCGGGTTGGGGTGTCAGCAACCAGGCTTCTCGGTGCGGGCCTGGTGATGATGATCATGACAGCGATCGGCGGCACCGCGGTCGGGGTGCTCGCCCTCCCGCAGCTGGTGTCGAACAGTCCTCAATGGTGGCTGATATTGCCACCTTTGCTCTGCGCCTGTGTGGTCATGCTGGCGCCGCCGCTGCTAAGGCGACTGATCGGCCTCGGCCAGCGGATATTACGACGTGGCGAGCGTGAAATCACGCTTCCCACCGGCAAGGTGTCAATGGCGGTGATCGCCCTGAGTGTCCTTGGATGGTGGTGCACAGGCCTGCATGCGGCGATCATCGGGATCGCCCTTGGTGCGCCCGCGATGTCTGCCATGACGCTTGGCATTGGGGGCTTCGCGCTGAGCGCCGTTGCCGGAGGGTTGTCGTTCGCGCCTGCCGGCTTGGGGGTACGTGAGGCCGTGCTCAGCCTCACCTTCGGCGTTCTGCTCGGTGGTCCGGATCTGGTCACTCTGTTGTTGTTGAGTCGAGCCATCACAACCTTGGGTCACGTGGCCGCGACCCTGGGCGTTTTGGGGTTGCTGGCCGGAATTCGCTATGTGAAGGGCGGCAGAACAGCGAGAAACCGTCAGACACGCTATCGACAGGTTAGTTAG
- a CDS encoding glycosyltransferase family 4 protein, with protein MTVMSVNEFDIAIIINYYAPYVSGLTIYAQTLAEGLAKRGSRVAVVAVQHDESLPLRELRAGVSIFRSPVRCRIGRGPVSPQFVPLARRVARRSAIVNLHVPMLEVAPITLSVRDRPLVITHHTDLWLPSGMVNSVATSAVDRSTWLAMRLADAIVLNSADQAHGSKLWSVIRRRHWRGIAPPCLDRRGAEPSYRDGPGLHVGFLGRIVEEKGIEYLIRAFQLLGDPNARLLIGGDWVEVAGGGIEDRLRPRIGDDNRVRMLGMLRGAQIDDFYASIDVFALPSIWESFGIVQAEAMMVGVPSVTTDLPGGRSPVMETGFGRRVPMHDPDALARAITELAALTPEERAEGGRRARELYDKENCFKAYEELFNQLIPLQDRPSLIGSRRQTTMVR; from the coding sequence ATGACTGTTATGAGTGTCAATGAGTTCGACATAGCGATAATCATCAACTATTACGCGCCATACGTCAGCGGACTGACGATATATGCCCAGACGCTGGCTGAGGGATTGGCCAAGCGAGGGAGTCGAGTGGCGGTGGTGGCCGTCCAGCACGACGAGTCGCTGCCCCTTCGAGAGCTCCGAGCCGGTGTCTCGATCTTTCGCAGCCCCGTCCGCTGCAGAATCGGAAGAGGGCCAGTGAGTCCACAGTTCGTGCCACTTGCTCGACGTGTCGCTCGCCGGTCAGCCATCGTCAACCTGCATGTACCGATGCTTGAAGTGGCACCGATCACGCTGAGCGTGCGAGATCGGCCGTTGGTGATAACGCACCACACCGACCTATGGCTGCCATCAGGAATGGTAAATTCGGTTGCGACGTCCGCAGTTGATCGTTCCACGTGGTTAGCCATGCGGCTTGCCGACGCCATCGTACTGAACAGCGCCGATCAGGCACATGGCTCCAAACTGTGGTCCGTGATCAGGCGGAGACACTGGCGCGGGATCGCTCCACCGTGCCTTGATCGGCGGGGTGCTGAGCCGAGTTACCGTGATGGACCTGGGCTACATGTCGGATTCCTTGGCCGCATTGTAGAAGAAAAGGGGATCGAATATTTGATCCGGGCTTTTCAGCTGCTTGGTGATCCAAATGCTCGATTGCTGATCGGTGGCGATTGGGTCGAGGTGGCTGGCGGCGGAATTGAAGATCGGCTTCGCCCACGCATCGGCGACGACAATCGGGTGCGGATGCTCGGCATGCTGAGAGGAGCCCAGATCGACGACTTCTATGCGTCCATCGACGTCTTCGCTCTGCCGTCTATTTGGGAGTCCTTCGGTATCGTCCAGGCAGAAGCGATGATGGTTGGCGTCCCGTCGGTCACCACGGACCTTCCTGGAGGGCGTTCGCCCGTTATGGAAACGGGGTTCGGCCGCCGGGTTCCTATGCATGATCCGGACGCGCTGGCCCGCGCGATCACCGAACTTGCAGCGCTGACTCCTGAAGAGCGCGCAGAGGGAGGGCGTAGGGCTCGGGAACTCTACGACAAAGAAAACTGCTTCAAGGCTTACGAAGAGCTGTTCAATCAGCTTATTCCCCTCCAGGATCGTCCCTCCTTGATTGGTTCGCGTCGTCAAACTACGATGGTGCGCTAG
- a CDS encoding UbiA prenyltransferase family protein, with amino-acid sequence MDLVRLARPLHSVKALIFVPLALIDASPWNVTAVCRIVWAVTAFMLASAAVYVGNDIIDRHRDGRHEVKRHRPIASGRVRVSVGYLYCVGLLASLGAVLAFTPFPSWPVLVYLGLNMAYSLVLKHVPLVDLGTVGLGFVLRVVQGYLAIGGPIAGWLVVTVFAISVLFLIGKRRQELLGAGATHRPALHGYTVELTSWLMQVTAVFALISGLMYLGTGAPLSRDYGQTAMVLSAPFALFIVFRYLQIQLMDRNNSDPVRNLLRDRALLCACVLWAITLSIPFMLRHNPTLL; translated from the coding sequence GTGGATCTTGTCCGCTTGGCGCGGCCGCTGCACTCTGTCAAGGCGCTGATCTTCGTGCCGCTCGCGCTTATCGATGCTTCGCCCTGGAATGTAACAGCGGTCTGCAGGATCGTGTGGGCTGTGACCGCGTTCATGCTGGCCTCCGCCGCGGTGTACGTCGGCAACGACATCATCGACCGGCACCGTGACGGCCGCCATGAGGTTAAGCGCCATCGCCCCATCGCCTCCGGCCGGGTTCGGGTATCGGTGGGGTACCTCTACTGCGTCGGATTGCTCGCCTCGCTTGGCGCAGTGTTGGCCTTCACACCCTTTCCGAGCTGGCCGGTGTTGGTGTACCTGGGGCTCAACATGGCCTACAGCCTGGTTCTCAAGCACGTTCCGCTCGTGGACCTGGGCACGGTGGGGCTGGGCTTCGTACTCCGGGTCGTCCAGGGCTACCTGGCGATAGGCGGACCTATCGCCGGCTGGCTAGTGGTCACGGTGTTCGCCATATCCGTACTGTTTCTCATCGGCAAGCGACGCCAGGAATTATTGGGTGCAGGAGCCACGCACCGGCCGGCTCTGCACGGTTATACGGTGGAGCTGACCAGCTGGCTGATGCAGGTCACAGCGGTGTTCGCCCTCATCTCCGGTCTCATGTATCTGGGGACCGGCGCTCCGTTGAGCCGCGACTACGGCCAGACGGCGATGGTGCTATCCGCCCCGTTCGCGCTCTTCATCGTCTTCCGGTACCTGCAGATCCAGCTTATGGACCGAAACAACAGCGATCCGGTACGGAACCTGCTTCGTGACCGCGCCCTGCTGTGCGCCTGTGTGCTGTGGGCGATTACGCTCAGCATCCCATTCATGCTTCGTCACAATCCTACCTTGCTGTAA